In one window of Megalopta genalis isolate 19385.01 chromosome 8, iyMegGena1_principal, whole genome shotgun sequence DNA:
- the LOC117225089 gene encoding leukocyte receptor cluster member 8 homolog isoform X2 — protein MANMAWQYPSPNNLHNMFPPYSGQLYGPGYQGVPHQGQIFNYYHTMMPGYGQPFNPQQMQQQQHQQQQQQQQQQPQQQQQQQQGNNQGKQLHQQPPVPGTPMSLEDESDLPPLPPGPPPSVPQSQQHNNQVQQTMQPHPGYMYNSFPYGNWNGMHSDMSQYNNQIRFNLQNKKNGMPFTPSSNSGAAKKKRKRNKNLAAQFNNSFQANSPTTTFVPGPNLKTELPPLPPAQREVAAPPPPTEESPAPSKPATTTVNTTPSAGTPAVGTPSVVTTPSPVGDWPDSLKNYVNRCYEKCKTAVDKDQVEIILKGKITRAANDGSLWVKDWDQEPLPSIHSERMTMTIKPQKPALKLNNLANPLITAQGGLRKPGLSTSLGARLGARLSVSHKRSRSRSRTRSRSRSRSKSRSRSRSRSKSRSRSNTRSPPSRKYRRSTSSSSNVSDHDYKSLKTKKSTKSKQNHSSKKTKKTKQMKSHFYSEFGLATGNTEELGSKEKLQQRAARFNDSISRTVSNGVKDDSSAEFDLTGLHIVGTCKDIEKPYLRLTSAPAPSAVRPVSVLQNSLAHVKKRWVAEQDYRYACDQLKSIRQDLTVQGIRDAFTVHVYETHARVALEKGDHEEFNQCQTQLRMLYQDVGGENRCEFIAYRILYYIFTKNSQDLTTILAALSKEDKNDECIKHALKVRSAWWLGNFHAFFKLYAVAPRMAAFLMDWFVSRERKNALKCMLKSYVLIILLAIIHLYLLKHLQIVFHSTFFLRTLIPLIVNISLYRSHFMNFFLILP, from the exons ACAATTGTATGGACCTGGATACCAAGGTGTACCTCATCAAGGGCAAATATTTAATTACTATCATACAATGATGCCTGGATATGGACAACCTTTTAATCCACAGCAGATgcaacagcagcagcatcaacaacagcaacaacaacagcagcagcaaccacagcaacagcagcagcaacaacagggCAACAATCAAGGAAAACAACTTCATCAACAGCCTCCTGTACCTGGGACACCAATGTCTCTAGAGGATGAATCGGATCTTCCTCCTCTACCACCTGGGCCACCTCCATCTGTTCCACAATCACAACAACACAATAATCAAGTGCAACAGACTATGCAGCCTCATCCAGGATATATGTACAACTCCTTTCCTTATGGAAACTGGAATGGAATGCACAGTGACATGTCTC AATACAACAATCAAATTCGTTTCAACTTACAAAACAAGAAGAACGGTATGCCCTTTACTCCGTCCAGCAATAGTGGGGCTGCAAAGAAAAAACGTAAGCGGAACAAAAACTTAGCAGCACAATTCAACAATAGCTTTCAGGCGAACAGTCCCACCACTACTTTTGTACCGGGTCCCAATTTGAAGACAGAACTACCACCCCTACCCCCTGCACAGCGTGAGGTAGCAGCTCCTCCTCCACCGACTGAAGAATCCCCTGCTCCTTCTAAACCTGCTACTACCACTGTTAACACAACTCCTAGTGCTGGTACTCCAGCGGTAGGTACTCCCTCCGTCGTGACAACTCCCAGCCCTGTCGGAGACTGGCCTGACAGCTTGAAGAACTACGTGAACAGATGCTACGAAAAGTGCAAAACGGCCGTGGATAAGGATCAAGTCGAGATTATATTAAAGGGAAAGATTACACGCGCTGCGAACGATGGCTCGCTATGGGTGAAGGATTGGGACCAAGAACCTTTACCTAGCATCCACAGCGAACGCATGACAATGACGATCAAACCTCAGAAACCGGCGTTAAAGTTGAACAATTTGGCGAATCCGCTGATCACTGCACAGGGAGGCTTGCGCAAGCCAGGCCTCTCTACTTCTCTTGGGGCTCGGCTTGGTGCGCGTCTCTCTGTGAGTCACAAACGGTCGAGATCAAGGTCGCGGACTAGATCTAGATCAAGATCCAGATCGAAGTCAAGATCAAGGTCGAGGTCCAGATCGAAGTCGAGATCGCGTTCCAACACACGTAGCCCACCATCTCGAAAGTACAGGCGTagcacgtcgtcgtcgtccaacGTTAGCGATCACGATTACAAGTCGTTAAAGACGAAAAAATCTACTAAAAGCAAACAAAATCACAGCAGCAAGAAAACAAAGAAGACTAAACAGATGAAATCACATTTCTATTCAGAGTTTGGTTTAGCTACAGGAAACACCGAGGAACTAGGATCCAAGGAGAAACTGCAACAACGCGCTGCAAGATTCAACGACAGTATTTCCAGGACCGTCAGCAACGGTGTTAAAGATGATTCCTCGGCAGAGTTTGACTTAACTGGTCTTCACATTGTTGGCACATGCAAGGATATAGAAAAACCGTATTTGCGGCTGACATCT GCTCCAGCTCCCTCCGCTGTACGTCCGGTAAGTGTACTTCAAAATTCTTTGGCACATGTCAAGAAACGTTGGGTGGCTGAACAAGACTATAGATATGCTTGTGATCAACTTAAATCCATTCGGCAAGATCTTACCGTCCAAGGTATCAGAGATGCATTTACAGTCCATGTGTATGAGACGCATGCCCGTGTAGCTCTAGAAAAAGGCGATCATGAAGAGTTCAATCAGTGCCAGACACAGCTAAGGATGCTGTATCAAGATGTTGGCGGAGAAAATCGGTGTGAATTCATCGCATACCGAATACTGTATTATATTTTCACAAAAAATTCCCAAG ATTTAACAACAATTTTAGCCGCTTTATCGAAGGAAGACAAAAACGATGAGTGCATAAAACATGCACTGAAAGTACGTTCAGCTTGGTGGTTGGGCAACTTCCATGCCTTCTTCAAACTGTACGCAGTCGCTCCGAGAATGGCGGCCTTCCTAATGGATTGGTTTGTTTCAAGAGAACGCAAGAATGCATTGAAGTGCATGCTGAAGTCGTACGTACTGATTATTTTGTTAGCCATTATCCATTTATATTTGTTAAAGCATCTTCAAATCGTATTTCACAGCACTTTTTTTTTACGAACATTAATACCATTAATAGTAAACATCTCCCTTTACAGATCACATTTTATGAACTTCTTTCTTATATTGCCTTAA